A window from Mogibacterium neglectum encodes these proteins:
- a CDS encoding MBL fold metallo-hydrolase has product MSINIKRIECAPIGENTYIIKDDSTESCAVIDPGCHNDLIDNFIGGENNLFYIILTHAHWDHIIALNEYKKKYPSAKLVVNFDEHEMITDSSINGTAQYTSENVALEADIYIADNEELKLGDTTLKFITTPGHTKGGMCILADGNLFSGDTLFFRSVGRTDLYGGNWGDLKDSIQNKLFKLDGNTIVYPGHGPSTTIDLEMRENPFV; this is encoded by the coding sequence ATGAGTATAAACATTAAACGAATTGAGTGTGCTCCAATAGGGGAAAACACCTACATAATAAAAGATGATTCAACGGAATCTTGTGCAGTAATTGATCCCGGCTGTCATAACGATTTAATTGATAATTTTATCGGAGGAGAGAATAATTTATTTTATATTATCCTTACTCACGCACATTGGGATCATATTATTGCTCTTAATGAATATAAGAAAAAATATCCTAGTGCAAAGCTCGTTGTTAATTTTGACGAGCATGAGATGATAACAGATTCATCAATTAACGGAACTGCACAGTACACTAGTGAAAATGTTGCTTTAGAGGCTGATATTTACATTGCTGATAACGAAGAGCTTAAGCTTGGTGACACAACACTGAAGTTCATCACAACACCTGGTCATACTAAGGGCGGTATGTGCATACTAGCTGATGGCAATTTATTCAGTGGTGATACATTGTTTTTCAGGAGTGTCGGAAGAACAGATTTGTATGGTGGGAACTGGGGAGATCTCAAAGATTCAATTCAAAATAAACTATTTAAACTAGATGGCAATACGATTGTATACCCAGGGCACGGACCATCTACTACTATTGACCTAGAGATGAGGGAAAATCCTTTTGTATAG
- a CDS encoding RelA/SpoT family protein: MTTEEFIAKLESLNHKYNSPLVVKAYEIANSLHKGQLRKSGEPYIIHPIAVSFILANFGMDTETIVAGLMHDVVEDTPYTREQLVEDFGEEIALLVDGVTKLGNIKYDSKEELQAENFRKMFLAMSKDIRILIIKLADRLHNMRTLEYMPTKKREEKALETLEIYAPLAGRLGIYSIKFELEDLALMYLHPNEYKELSSKVSQRRESRESVVQRLISEIKEGLNNAHIECEVMGRSKHLYSIYKKMVIQKKQLDEIFDLTAIRIIVDSVKDCYAALGLVHTKWTPIPGRFKDYIAMPKPNMYQSIHTTVLDDNGNPFEIQIRTKEMHRIAEYGIAAHWKYKEGKTVGAEDEDEKKLAWLRQALEWQKETDDSLEFLETLKVDLFDHQVFVFTPHGDVVELPAESTPIDFAFKIHTDVGVRCVGAKVNGKMVTIDHKLNTGDIVEIITSANSTGPSMDWLNIAKSSQAKNKIRNWLRKADKTNVVEKGKNNITNYIRKKGYDPALVAKNSYLLKAVKDLGMNNINELYSSISGGGAAQVRLGQRLIDYYIEDTHKEEKRAEEIIKKKSIKRESNSCTPGITVKGSDNLLIKVARCCNPVPGDDIIGFITKGRGITVHRKDCTNILSLPNDEKGRLIQVEWETPKLGQTYYADVLVSGQDRKGLFSDISKVCEDLDIKLSGVNMRPAEDNNVTCTLTVSISDTHQMQRLLIALRNVPGISEVYRARS, translated from the coding sequence ATGACAACTGAAGAATTTATAGCTAAGCTTGAAAGTCTTAACCACAAGTATAATTCGCCACTTGTGGTTAAGGCATATGAAATAGCTAATAGCCTACATAAAGGTCAGCTAAGGAAAAGTGGGGAACCGTACATAATCCATCCTATTGCTGTCAGTTTTATATTGGCAAATTTCGGCATGGACACAGAAACAATTGTTGCTGGACTAATGCATGATGTTGTCGAAGATACTCCATATACTCGCGAACAATTAGTTGAAGATTTTGGTGAAGAAATAGCACTTCTTGTTGATGGTGTTACAAAGTTAGGAAATATCAAATACGATTCAAAAGAAGAACTTCAAGCTGAGAATTTTCGTAAGATGTTCTTAGCAATGTCAAAAGACATTAGAATTCTCATTATTAAGCTCGCAGATAGGCTTCATAACATGAGAACTTTAGAGTATATGCCAACAAAAAAACGTGAAGAAAAAGCTTTAGAAACACTTGAAATTTATGCTCCGCTTGCGGGAAGACTTGGTATTTATAGCATAAAGTTTGAGTTGGAAGATTTAGCGCTTATGTATCTTCATCCAAACGAATACAAGGAACTATCTAGTAAAGTAAGCCAAAGAAGAGAGAGTAGAGAAAGTGTTGTTCAGCGATTAATTTCTGAAATAAAAGAAGGGCTGAATAATGCACATATTGAATGCGAAGTAATGGGTCGCTCTAAACACCTTTACAGCATTTACAAGAAAATGGTAATACAAAAAAAGCAGTTAGATGAAATTTTTGATTTAACAGCCATTAGAATTATCGTGGATAGTGTGAAAGATTGCTATGCTGCGCTTGGACTTGTCCATACCAAATGGACTCCTATTCCTGGCAGATTTAAAGATTATATTGCAATGCCGAAACCAAATATGTATCAATCGATACATACAACTGTATTAGATGATAATGGTAATCCTTTCGAGATTCAGATTAGGACTAAGGAGATGCACCGTATTGCTGAATATGGTATTGCCGCTCATTGGAAGTACAAAGAAGGTAAAACTGTTGGTGCTGAAGATGAAGATGAAAAGAAGTTAGCGTGGCTAAGACAAGCTCTTGAGTGGCAAAAGGAGACTGATGACTCTCTCGAATTCCTTGAAACATTAAAGGTTGATTTATTCGACCATCAGGTGTTCGTTTTTACACCACATGGTGATGTTGTTGAGCTTCCTGCTGAATCTACACCTATTGATTTTGCGTTTAAAATTCATACAGATGTAGGAGTAAGATGCGTAGGAGCGAAAGTAAACGGAAAAATGGTCACAATTGACCACAAACTTAACACTGGTGATATCGTTGAAATTATTACTTCAGCAAATTCTACTGGTCCTAGTATGGATTGGCTCAATATTGCAAAGAGTTCCCAAGCTAAAAACAAGATAAGAAATTGGTTACGAAAAGCTGATAAAACTAATGTAGTTGAAAAAGGTAAAAATAATATCACTAACTATATTAGAAAAAAGGGATATGATCCCGCACTTGTTGCAAAAAATTCATACTTGCTAAAGGCTGTTAAAGATTTAGGTATGAATAATATAAATGAATTATATTCTTCTATCTCAGGTGGTGGAGCTGCTCAGGTTAGACTTGGTCAGAGGCTTATCGATTATTATATCGAAGATACTCATAAAGAAGAAAAAAGGGCCGAAGAGATAATTAAAAAGAAATCTATAAAACGTGAATCTAATTCATGTACGCCCGGAATTACGGTTAAAGGTTCTGATAATCTTCTTATTAAAGTTGCTCGATGCTGCAATCCAGTGCCTGGTGACGATATAATTGGCTTTATTACAAAAGGTAGAGGTATCACAGTCCACAGAAAAGACTGCACCAATATATTGAGTTTGCCGAATGATGAGAAAGGACGACTTATCCAAGTAGAATGGGAAACACCTAAACTCGGACAGACATACTATGCAGACGTTCTTGTTTCCGGACAGGATAGGAAAGGACTGTTTAGTGATATATCTAAGGTGTGCGAAGATCTAGATATAAAACTATCTGGAGTTAATATGAGACCAGCTGAAGATAACAATGTTACATGTACATTAACAGTATCTATATCGGACACACATCAGATGCAGCGACTTCTAATCGCACTTAGAAATGTTCCCGGTATTTCAGAGGTATATAGGGCTAGATCATAA
- the secD gene encoding protein translocase subunit SecD, with the protein MKTGTKKFLAVLVTVIIIIGWAIAINGAGPIKSINKQLKYGLDINGGVYVLLQADTKATGSDLSKLMDQTKSVLENRVNAMGISEATVSVEGTNKVRVEMPGVDDADTAIKQIGKTAQLRFLLADGTQIMNGNDIKDASFSTDSNGGGYKITIDFTSAGSQKFAKATEKTSQGAVTATLKNSDGRTFDAQSIIIMLDDKVISAPTAKSVINGRSCEITRPGGFSKEEASQTSSLIRGGALPASLTEVNSSVETATIGANALVKSVKAGIIGLAIVFLIMLVAYGLLGLIADLALSLYVLIVLVAMAALGAVLTLPGIAGIILSIGMAVDSNVIIFTRIREEISKGKSIRAAVDAGFKSALSTVVDSQTTTLIASIVLYLIGTTAVKGFALTLMLGTVFSIFTAVIITQLYVTLLADSKKFGHNKYFGVNEDGSPRFKLKHQFDFIGNRKKFYALSLCVIIIGIACAGFKGFNYGIDFTGGTTIQLDMGKKVNIEEVKKTIAKHKLDPQIVYAGDKNNQIVIRTIKALKADKRQEVINTIDSKYGLKKGAVLSSEEFGPTVGKELRHNAVKSVLIATFCMLIYIRFRFKNWNYGLAAVSGLAHDVLVTLAIYAIFGFTINNPFIAGILTVVGYSINDTIVVFDRIRENTKFYKRKEVLGLINDSINQTLSRSLMTSLTTIVVMIPLFFLVSSEIRQFLIPLIIGVSVGTYSSIFLCSPLLYESMRKQNMSKYAKRIEQNEKQRKRIERAKRENDGIIK; encoded by the coding sequence ATGAAAACTGGAACAAAAAAGTTTTTAGCAGTATTAGTGACAGTTATTATCATTATTGGATGGGCTATAGCTATTAATGGAGCTGGCCCTATTAAGAGCATTAACAAACAGCTCAAATACGGTCTTGATATTAACGGTGGTGTGTATGTATTACTTCAGGCAGATACAAAAGCAACTGGATCTGATCTTAGCAAGCTAATGGATCAGACTAAATCAGTGCTCGAAAATCGTGTTAACGCGATGGGTATTTCTGAAGCTACAGTTTCTGTAGAAGGTACTAATAAAGTTCGTGTTGAGATGCCGGGAGTAGATGATGCCGACACCGCTATTAAGCAAATAGGCAAAACTGCTCAGCTCAGATTTCTACTTGCTGATGGCACACAGATTATGAACGGTAATGATATTAAGGATGCATCGTTTAGCACAGATTCAAATGGTGGTGGGTATAAGATTACTATCGACTTTACCTCTGCAGGATCACAAAAATTTGCAAAAGCGACCGAAAAAACGTCTCAAGGTGCTGTAACAGCTACTTTAAAAAATTCTGATGGAAGAACGTTCGATGCACAGTCAATCATCATCATGCTTGATGACAAGGTTATATCTGCACCTACAGCTAAAAGTGTGATAAATGGCAGGAGTTGTGAGATTACTAGACCAGGTGGTTTCTCAAAGGAAGAAGCTTCGCAGACATCATCTCTCATTAGAGGAGGTGCGCTCCCTGCATCGCTAACTGAAGTTAACTCCTCTGTTGAGACTGCGACGATTGGAGCGAATGCGCTGGTAAAATCAGTTAAGGCAGGTATCATAGGTCTTGCTATTGTTTTCCTGATTATGCTTGTAGCTTATGGACTACTAGGATTAATTGCCGACCTTGCACTTTCACTATATGTTCTCATAGTATTAGTAGCTATGGCGGCACTTGGAGCAGTACTGACCCTTCCTGGTATCGCTGGTATAATTTTATCAATAGGTATGGCAGTTGATTCAAATGTAATTATCTTTACTAGAATCAGGGAAGAGATATCAAAAGGCAAATCGATTAGAGCAGCGGTTGACGCAGGATTTAAATCTGCATTATCGACGGTTGTTGACTCTCAGACTACTACCTTGATTGCTTCAATCGTTCTGTATCTGATTGGTACAACAGCCGTAAAGGGGTTTGCGCTTACCCTTATGCTCGGTACTGTTTTTAGTATTTTTACAGCTGTAATCATTACTCAGTTATACGTTACACTGCTTGCTGATAGCAAGAAATTCGGTCATAATAAGTATTTCGGTGTAAATGAAGATGGTTCACCTAGGTTCAAGCTAAAACATCAATTCGACTTTATTGGAAATCGCAAGAAATTCTACGCGCTTTCACTCTGTGTAATCATTATTGGAATTGCATGCGCAGGATTTAAGGGCTTTAATTACGGTATTGACTTTACTGGTGGTACAACTATTCAGCTTGACATGGGTAAGAAGGTCAATATTGAAGAAGTTAAGAAAACGATTGCAAAACATAAGCTAGATCCTCAGATTGTATATGCTGGTGATAAAAACAATCAAATTGTAATTAGAACTATAAAAGCACTTAAGGCTGATAAACGACAGGAAGTAATCAATACTATTGATTCAAAGTACGGTTTGAAGAAGGGTGCAGTTCTTTCCTCTGAAGAGTTTGGACCAACAGTAGGAAAAGAGCTTAGACACAATGCTGTTAAATCGGTGCTCATAGCGACGTTCTGTATGCTTATCTATATAAGATTTAGATTTAAGAACTGGAACTATGGACTTGCTGCTGTAAGCGGACTTGCTCATGACGTATTAGTTACACTTGCGATTTATGCAATATTTGGATTTACAATAAATAATCCGTTTATAGCTGGTATATTAACAGTTGTAGGTTATTCCATAAATGACACTATCGTAGTTTTTGATAGAATACGAGAGAACACAAAGTTCTATAAGCGTAAAGAAGTTTTAGGACTCATCAACGACAGTATCAACCAGACTCTATCAAGATCGCTTATGACATCACTTACAACTATTGTTGTTATGATTCCTCTGTTCTTCCTAGTTTCATCTGAAATTAGGCAGTTCTTGATACCACTAATCATCGGTGTATCGGTAGGAACCTATTCATCTATCTTCTTATGCAGCCCACTCCTTTATGAGTCCATGCGTAAACAGAACATGTCAAAATATGCTAAACGGATAGAGCAAAACGAAAAGCAGCGCAAGAGAATAGAACGAGCTAAACGCGAGAATGACGGTATAATAAAATAA
- the yajC gene encoding preprotein translocase subunit YajC, producing MKTGLYNIVLILVFIPLIYFMLIRPQRKRDKEVTSMRAALKPGDNIVTIGGIVGKIVRIKDDRILIETGSGKTKMEIIKSAVGSVVGKQETDKKEDKQPEGKAEPAEETHVNRSKKVTPKKLGTKKAASEGEAENDAE from the coding sequence ATGAAGACAGGTTTATACAATATCGTTTTAATACTGGTATTTATACCACTTATCTACTTTATGTTGATTAGACCACAGAGAAAACGTGACAAAGAAGTTACTAGCATGAGAGCCGCTCTTAAACCTGGTGATAATATCGTCACAATTGGTGGTATCGTCGGTAAAATTGTTAGAATTAAGGATGATAGAATTCTTATCGAAACTGGTTCAGGTAAGACTAAGATGGAGATTATTAAATCTGCTGTAGGCAGCGTTGTTGGTAAGCAGGAAACTGACAAAAAGGAAGATAAACAACCTGAAGGAAAGGCTGAACCTGCAGAAGAGACACATGTTAACAGATCTAAGAAGGTTACTCCAAAGAAACTCGGAACAAAAAAAGCTGCGAGTGAGGGAGAAGCTGAAAACGATGCTGAATAG
- a CDS encoding Mur ligase family protein, whose amino-acid sequence MGKLRFFCALLVAKLSIIALKITRHNGTNFPGIVAIRICPNFLRYIELPNRIIGITGTNGKTTCSNLLNDSLTFLGEKVLNNSAGSNTITGITTSLIRSVSLTGKHKYGTAVFEIDELSSRRIFPYVHIDYLVVTNLSRDSIMRNGHPEYMRSILESYIDKSTRLILNADDLISSLMCPDNKRAFFGIASLAIDKESCTNLIDDCPICPICNSKLKYTKNRYSNIGRAYCPNCNFKSYAADYLATDVNLDSMTMNVSLEGEKCRFKLFNNGTFNIYNELTLIATLSELEYSVDEIKAAVDNVNITKERLNEFEAGGIKLSSVLCKDRNAYASSRVFEYIEAQPGEKELLLFNNNFQDDTTWSENMCWLYDADFELLADDRIKTIVTTGSRGLDFKLRLLSAGVKEDKIKYVIEPFDCIKELKFIKGETIFLLYGTDPFSPARKVRKLLEGYLNSIDNNEKVE is encoded by the coding sequence ATGGGTAAATTGCGCTTTTTTTGCGCTCTCTTAGTCGCAAAGCTATCTATTATCGCGCTTAAGATTACTAGGCATAATGGCACTAACTTTCCCGGTATAGTTGCTATTAGAATATGTCCAAATTTTCTCAGGTACATTGAATTACCTAATAGAATAATTGGGATAACTGGGACTAACGGCAAAACTACATGCTCCAATTTACTAAATGATTCTCTTACTTTTTTAGGGGAGAAGGTGCTTAATAATTCTGCCGGTTCTAATACAATCACCGGTATTACAACATCTCTTATAAGAAGTGTAAGTTTGACTGGAAAACATAAATACGGTACGGCGGTATTTGAAATAGACGAGCTTTCTTCAAGAAGAATATTTCCCTATGTTCATATTGATTATTTAGTGGTCACTAATTTATCTCGTGACTCAATTATGAGAAACGGACATCCAGAATATATGAGATCTATTCTAGAATCGTATATCGATAAATCAACCAGACTGATTTTAAATGCAGATGATCTTATATCTTCACTGATGTGTCCCGACAATAAAAGAGCTTTTTTTGGCATCGCTTCACTTGCTATTGACAAAGAGTCCTGCACAAATCTGATTGACGATTGTCCAATTTGTCCAATTTGTAATTCCAAATTGAAGTATACAAAAAATAGATATAGCAATATAGGTAGGGCATACTGTCCTAATTGTAATTTTAAATCATATGCTGCTGATTACTTAGCCACAGATGTTAATCTTGATTCCATGACAATGAATGTGTCTCTTGAAGGTGAGAAGTGCAGATTTAAGTTATTCAATAATGGAACTTTCAATATTTATAATGAATTAACTTTAATAGCAACTCTTAGTGAATTAGAATATTCAGTTGATGAGATAAAAGCAGCAGTAGACAATGTTAATATAACAAAAGAAAGATTAAATGAATTCGAAGCTGGAGGGATTAAGTTAAGTTCTGTTCTATGCAAAGATAGAAACGCTTATGCGAGTTCGAGAGTATTTGAATATATTGAAGCACAACCTGGAGAAAAAGAGCTATTATTGTTCAATAACAACTTTCAGGATGATACTACATGGTCAGAGAATATGTGCTGGCTTTACGATGCGGATTTTGAACTGCTTGCAGATGATAGAATTAAAACTATAGTAACGACCGGATCTAGAGGGCTGGATTTTAAACTCAGACTACTTTCAGCTGGAGTTAAAGAAGATAAGATTAAATATGTTATTGAACCTTTTGATTGCATTAAAGAGTTAAAGTTTATAAAAGGGGAGACCATATTTTTGCTCTATGGCACTGATCCGTTTTCTCCAGCACGAAAGGTCAGAAAACTCCTAGAAGGATATCTAAATAGTATTGATAATAACGAGAAGGTAGAATAA
- a CDS encoding sugar-transfer associated ATP-grasp domain-containing protein, producing the protein MSVNLRYKLRVLSGAKFSKLNEVATEINRRCGKSRSSIIRDIYHCYRLFGSGYYDYITYHFYELDDKTRDTYMTRMRSKKLITFLNNPEKAKIFDNKNKFDEVFKEFIDRDFLDALNCNLDEATRFYNENEVGFGKMLDLSCGKGAEIIRISDFEDARKFYDYIKEKGFGVVEEYLINHDKIREVYEPALNTMRMITIIGDDKEPHLFFAAQKFGVDGRFIDVHGIHAPIDLEKGVVHFPFHSGNTDTDLIYTKHPDTGYDLTNYEVPMFKEAKDMILRAAMKVPEMRYVGWDVAVTNKGPKIVEGNDYTAYDYMQLPYQNPSRIGVIPDILKLVPSFKDELRK; encoded by the coding sequence ATGAGTGTAAATTTACGTTATAAACTTAGAGTACTTTCAGGAGCTAAATTCTCAAAATTAAATGAGGTAGCTACCGAGATTAACCGAAGATGTGGAAAAAGTAGGTCTAGCATTATAAGAGATATTTACCACTGCTACAGATTATTCGGCAGCGGTTACTATGATTATATAACTTATCATTTTTATGAGCTAGACGACAAAACACGTGATACGTATATGACACGTATGCGAAGTAAAAAATTAATCACTTTCCTAAATAACCCAGAAAAGGCAAAGATTTTCGATAATAAGAATAAATTCGATGAAGTTTTTAAAGAGTTCATCGATAGAGATTTTCTTGATGCACTTAACTGCAATCTTGATGAGGCAACGCGGTTTTATAATGAAAATGAAGTCGGATTTGGTAAAATGCTTGATCTTTCATGTGGGAAGGGTGCTGAAATCATCAGAATTTCAGACTTCGAAGATGCACGAAAATTTTATGACTATATAAAAGAAAAGGGATTTGGAGTTGTTGAAGAGTATCTTATAAATCATGATAAGATTCGTGAAGTGTATGAACCAGCGCTCAATACTATGCGTATGATTACGATTATCGGAGATGATAAAGAACCACATTTGTTCTTTGCCGCGCAAAAATTTGGTGTAGATGGTCGATTTATCGATGTTCATGGAATCCATGCTCCAATTGATTTAGAAAAAGGCGTTGTTCATTTTCCTTTTCATAGCGGAAATACCGATACAGATTTGATATATACAAAACATCCTGATACTGGATACGATTTAACAAATTATGAGGTACCAATGTTCAAAGAAGCAAAAGACATGATTCTTCGTGCAGCAATGAAGGTTCCTGAGATGAGGTATGTAGGATGGGACGTCGCTGTAACTAATAAGGGACCTAAGATTGTTGAAGGAAATGATTATACTGCTTATGACTACATGCAGCTTCCATATCAGAATCCTAGTAGAATTGGAGTTATCCCTGATATTCTAAAGCTTGTACCTAGCTTCAAGGATGAGCTCCGAAAATAA
- the coaE gene encoding dephospho-CoA kinase (Dephospho-CoA kinase (CoaE) performs the final step in coenzyme A biosynthesis.): MLRIAITGGIGSGKTVITNYLEYLGYTIIDADVISREMTGPEGCAVERIIEVFGPDVASIEKGLSREYIRQLIFSNNEMKRKFEDIVTKSVIDTINRILKVYELSGKNVVFVAAPLLFEYDMEDEFDAVWLVVSDEDKRITRVAERDGLDNEMITRIIDSQLSDEEKCVLATDIIENNSAVDDLKIAVNILLDKYKLKT; the protein is encoded by the coding sequence ATGTTAAGGATTGCTATTACTGGTGGAATCGGCTCAGGAAAAACGGTCATCACAAATTATCTTGAATATTTAGGATATACTATTATCGATGCAGATGTTATATCTCGTGAAATGACTGGTCCAGAAGGGTGTGCGGTTGAACGAATAATCGAGGTATTTGGTCCCGATGTTGCTTCAATCGAAAAAGGCCTATCACGTGAATATATTCGCCAGCTTATATTTAGTAACAATGAGATGAAACGTAAATTTGAGGATATAGTTACAAAATCAGTTATCGATACCATTAATCGTATTTTAAAAGTCTATGAACTATCAGGGAAAAATGTAGTTTTCGTCGCAGCACCTCTCCTGTTTGAATATGATATGGAAGATGAATTTGATGCAGTATGGTTAGTTGTGTCAGATGAAGATAAAAGGATAACTAGAGTAGCTGAACGAGATGGACTTGATAATGAAATGATTACAAGAATTATCGATTCGCAGTTAAGTGATGAAGAAAAATGTGTACTTGCAACTGATATTATTGAGAATAATTCCGCAGTTGATGATTTGAAGATCGCAGTTAACATACTTCTAGACAAATACAAACTCAAGACTTAA